TTCCTGTTCATGATCGCTTAAATCAGTTGATTTTTAAGGGCATAAACCGATATTTGCGTACGATCCTGAAGATTTGTTTTGGAGAGCAATTGAGATACTTTATTTTTGATGGTTCCTTCACTATAGTTTAGAAGAAGAGCAATCTCCTTGTTGGTTTTTCCTTCTGCAATTCCTTTCATAATCTGAAGATCACTTTTAGTAAATTGGATTCCATCAATTTCCAAAGTGGGAGAATGATTAGCAAGAGAAGGCGTATTGTTTTTCAAAGTAGATTCATAAATTTCTCGGTGCATGACCATAATATCCTGGGCGACACAAAAAAGAGCGGCCAGTAATGCCGGCGGTTTCATGCTTTTTAGTAAATACCCGTCGGCGCCGGCTTGGAGCGATTCCCGGACACTGAAAGGATCTTCAAAAGTGGTAAACATTAATACCTTGACGGCAGGATAACGTTCCTTAATCGTTGCAAGGGTTGCCAGACCATCCATTTTAGGCATTCGAATATCCAG
This region of Tindallia magadiensis genomic DNA includes:
- a CDS encoding response regulator; protein product: MIRLLLADDQVLFRSMLEEVIASDERFQLVGCASNGLEALDLIKANQPDVALLDIRMPKMDGLATLATIKERYPAVKVLMFTTFEDPFSVRESLQAGADGYLLKSMKPPALLAALFCVAQDIMVMHREIYESTLKNNTPSLANHSPTLEIDGIQFTKSDLQIMKGIAEGKTNKEIALLLNYSEGTIKNKVSQLLSKTNLQDRTQISVYALKNQLI